aaattaacctCAATCACTACTACCAAGTAtggatttctttgttttgttatctacTTTTCGACAAAAATTTCCAAATCCAAACCAAGTTATCAACGTAGTAAATCAATTGGAATCAGAACACCGATCGGTCTCAAATAACAAGCACGGCGAATAAAAACACGAGTACCTTAAGGCTTTCCACAACTCCAGGAACGACCTCGTGCTCCAAACCAGAGTATTCACCCTCTGTATTTTCCCTAATCACAACAATATCCACGTTCTCGTGCCTGGTAGGAAGCCCGGGGAGATTAAAGCAATTGACAAGCGACGCATAAAGATCAAGCTCTTTCCTCAGCTGAACATTAAGCGAACTCACACCGCCGCCAACAGGAGTCACCAAACCTCCCTTCAAACACACCTTATTCCTCTTAATCGAGTCCATTACTTCTTGAGGCACCTTCTTCATGTCGCCATGAACctcaaacttttcaaaataaacagGGGCGTGCATCGCATCCATGACTTGCTCCACTGCACCAGTAACCAAGGGACCGATTCCATCTCCGGGAATCAAGGTCACGCCTCTCGGAGCGCCGTCTCCTGGTCGGGGCATGTAAGTGACGGATCGATTTTGAGCATCGATTTTGGATTTGAAACATGAAGACAAAAGGGCTGGATTTTCGGAAGAGCTGGATTTGGAGAGGAGCTGCTTGATGATGGGAACGGATCGTCGAGCCATCGGTTAAGAAGAGTTTTTAAGAATCAGGATGTTTAGGGTTCCGGCGGTGTAACGGTGAGCTAACAACTGGGATGGATCATGAGGGGTCGCCGGAACCGGTAAAGTACTGGCAGAATGGGAAAGTCTAATGGagagaaaatataattctGCGTTAGGCAGccaagagaaaaggaaaatgttggGGGTAAATATCCAGTGCGGTCAAGAACACAGGATTTAAGTGTCAACAACCAATCGTTAAACGCTGAGTGTCAGTACTGTGGAATAATTCTTTGATTTCAGTGTGTCCGCCGCAGCAGATAAATGAATAcgtcactttttttttttttttttaataattgttttaaatcAACGCTACAATTTAGGACTAATTTACTCGTTTATTAAGCTgcaccatttttattttaaacgttcaaatttatttttaaaatttactctTTTAATGAGCTTTGGAtcgaaatataattttaaaaatatttttaaagtgtttaatatatatatatatacacatacacaTAAACGCACACCCACgcaaactttaattttattgaaaaagtaaatagCGATCATTAACGACAATTTAGGGTAATCTGtttttcttcgtcttcttACCATATATTTTGTACTACGAGTTGATATCGGGATCAGTGTAATACATTAAAGTTTGATAGTCTTTAGCACCGTAAGGTAAACTAATCGGGTTTCGTGGCCGAACATTAGGTTTGAACAATCCAAAAGGATGTGAAGTCCTTTTAAAGGGTTGACACGAAGATTCTTTTAGAAAGAGATTTGGTGTTTTTTTGTCTTATGTCTCCATGTTTGATAAAACCTTAGTAAAAGTTAGAATTCTGTCGATTTTGCCACTGGGCCGTTCAATCATTGCAGGCCCAAATAAATTGGGCTAAAATGTTGTCGCCCAGCCCGCATGGTTGGGCCCATAATGAATTAACCGGGGAATTTTGTCGTGTAgctaataaaaatatggttattcaatatagatttaaaatcacacgtttaaatataataatacaaatttagactaaattttgtgattaaaagataattaaatattaaaaaaagctTTTAAATCTACATTTAATAtgtgttatattttaaaaaaatatcaaaagtataaaacttattaaataaaaaaaatataatttaatgattaatctaattattttaaatatatgctcgatcacaattaattttatttctactatttcattatatatataaaaaattgttcGTTATATGCTATTAATAGTggttgtttatttgtttttagcCTATGCTTAATCACTAATTTTCGGTGACTTACGATTTCTATATATTTGACTTATTCATCTAAGCCTAAGTGAGGACAAGTCACCCAACAACTGACCAAGTCAAGAGTCAGAACGTGGTGCCACCTGACGAAAGAGAAGTCAGAAGCATCCACTCGAACTTGTCCCAAGTTGGCATAAGACGTCAGCAGGGAGAGCATTATGACAAAAGATCGTCAGGTGCTCAACAATAGAAGATTTTTCTGAAGCACAACCAAATCCAGCGAGTCAAGTCGCCAACAGACAAAGAGTCGGATCGTCATCGGGACGATGCCGAGATTGAGTGGGGGAGAATTTTGTAATAGGTGGGGCGAACGCGCCCGAGAaagtcatcgaggacgatgactagATTAAGcaggggagaatgtcacaatctGCAATATGATTGTGACCCGAGtaagtcatcgaggacgatgactaagttaagtgggggagaatgtcacaacttACTCGAGTTAAAGCAAGTGTTGGATAATCGCTATTTTTGCTGTCACAACGGTGCAATTGTGACACTTTACATGGATAGAGAGACGGAACATGATCTACTTTCCAATCTTGTATAGTAACATAGAGGAAACTATTTTTCGATCCAGATTAAATGAACATTAAGTAAATTTAGTAACATTTAAGATATAATCAACAAAAAAGTGAGACTGTTTTGTCCCTGTCCTGTCCCATTCCAAACATATAGTTGTCTGTCTCTTATCCCTGTCTGTATTTGAAAATGGAATGACACCACAATAATGATATTTCCCCCATTTATGGAGACTGAAAATATAAgcattatatttctaaaaataaataaataaaaatgtgattttttctttaaattaaattttattttgcgtcaattgtaaaaaaatatttaattttttaaataaattgtttgtATTTATCGATATGAGTTtaagtatttttgttttttattcgATATATATCTATCTTTATATAGtctttatacttttaaaagtttaagcaTAAAGTTAGTTTGAGTCGTAATCGAATCATAAAATGAGTGAAAAGTAAcgacatttaaattttaaccaaaGTTTTTTTGATAtcgaaatttattatttaacaaatgttttaattcaattatagTAATGATTGTATTTCGagtatataattaatttttttttagaatataaaacttagaaatatatttataataataaaaaaaattgacattttCCACTTAGAACATGATGCTGTAAACAAAAAAGTATGAAGCTTTCACAAATCGCAAAAGCTCTTTACTTCCCATAGAAAATAAgcgaaatgaaatgaaacgataagactaaaaaaaatcttattcgTATTCCCCAATGCTTCATTGACTCGATCACAACGCCGCATGGGCGCAAAACCTTCCCCTGCCACTCGGATTTGCCTCCATTTTTACCCCTTTTGTATGCTCTCCGAGTTCATTTGATTTAGCCCCTTCCCTGCCTGCTTGCTACTCATGGCTTGCCTGAGTGATAACACCTGGGtcgctcccctctccaatcaactcGCCGACTGTGCTTCTCTTCGGGATAAAGAACATGGCGGCGACAGTGACGTTGACGGCGACACACCCTCTTTTATCTCTGCGGCTTCTCAACAGTTCAGGCTCGAGAGGGTCTTCCCTGTTTATGCCATGGGGTCTTCCAAGCCCCCTGCTGTCGTGGGTTCCGATTTGGGTGACCCAATTTGGGACGCTGTCAGGCAAGAGGCTAAGCTGGATGTACGTTTCTCGAACACCCTTTTCATGTTTATGTCACTTGATTAGTAAATGGACTTGTTTAGTTCCAATCCTTGGtgggttttgggtttgtttgatgttaagttgaatgaaaatcccttttattgatgaaattttgtaCAGGCTgagaaggagccaattttaaGCAGCTTCTTATATGCCAGCATCTTGTCACATGATTGTTTAGAGCAAGCATTGAGTTTTGTTCTGTCCAATAGGCTACAGAATCCTACGCTCTTAGCTACTCAGTTAATGGACATATTCTTTGATGCTATGATGCATGATAGAACCATTCAACAGGCCATACGCTTAGATTTGCAGGTATAAGTCTATTGCTGCTGGCTTAAGCTTTTGAATTTAGTGTCAATTACCCAATATGAAACTTGTTAGGGAACTTTCTTTGGCTTGGCAGGCCTTTAAAGAACGGGATCCTTCTTGTTTGTCTTATAGTTCAGCGCTTTTGTATCCTAAGGTAATCGATGTTTTCGAATCGAGTTTCGAGTTTGATTCAACAGGGCTACCCCCATTGTTACAACTCTAACCATTTAGATTGCTGATATTAGATTGCTGCTCCTTGCAGGGTTACCATTCTCTTCAGGTGCATCGAGTGGCACACGCTTTGTGGAGCCGAGGACGCACTGTGTTGGCTTTGGCATTACAAAGCCGAGTTAGCGAGGTAAATTGATACTTCTACATGACGTGTTTGTGTTGGCATCTTAGTTAATTCCTAGGatgatttttttgttctttttgcaGGTTTTTGCTGTCGACATTCATCCCGGTCAGTTAATCCTCGATCATCGCCCTTTCGTTTAAGTTTGAGAGATTGAACTAGAGTGATTCTTTGTTAACTTAAAGTAATGGAGTATTTGTATGTGGAGTTGCTaaacaatattgaaaaaatgcTTTGAGAAAACTCCTCATAGGATCATTTTTACTCCAAAAGATCATATTCTTGATGGTCTCATGTTCTAAAGTTGAGTgttttttgccttttttttttcagctgCAAAAATTGGAGATGGAATACTCTTGGATCATGGAACAGGTGTTGTTATTGGTGAAACTGCTGTTGTGGGTAACCGAGTTTCATTGATGCATGTAAATTCCTTGTCTTGTCTCGTTGCTTTTGCTCGTGAAAACTCCAACTGCTATCTCCGACTCTTCGTTCCATGTatttctgtgagatcccatatcggttggggaggagcacgaagcattctttataagggtgtggaaacctctacctagtagatgcattaaaacttgagga
This sequence is a window from Cucurbita pepo subsp. pepo cultivar mu-cu-16 chromosome LG19, ASM280686v2, whole genome shotgun sequence. Protein-coding genes within it:
- the LOC111782295 gene encoding serine acetyltransferase 2-like; protein product: MACLSDNTWVAPLSNQLADCASLRDKEHGGDSDVDGDTPSFISAASQQFRLERVFPVYAMGSSKPPAVVGSDLGDPIWDAVRQEAKLDAEKEPILSSFLYASILSHDCLEQALSFVLSNRLQNPTLLATQLMDIFFDAMMHDRTIQQAIRLDLQAFKERDPSCLSYSSALLYPKGYHSLQVHRVAHALWSRGRTVLALALQSRVSEVFAVDIHPAAKIGDGILLDHGTGVVIGETAVVGNRVSLMHGVTLGGTGKEVGDRHPKVGDGALIGASTTILGNIKIGNGAMVAAGSLVLKDVAPHSMIAGIPAKVIGYVEEQDPSLTMKHDATKDFFEHVAGSNYGRYPRATGQCPETKDNRH